The segment ACATCTCGTCCGTGATCGATTTGAAGGACGCGAGGGTGTTGCTTGGATTGCTGATTGTCGTGCAGGGTTTTGAGACATCGCGTTATATGGGCAACGAGCACCCGGCAGAGCAGCGAATCTCAACGATGCGAACCGCACAGCTGATTGCAGCCATGATTTATGTCGTCTTTATTGGATTGACGACGGTGCTGTTTCATGAAGGCTTAGGATCCGACGTAACCGCCATTATCGCAATGACGGCGCCGGTAGCGACGATCTTGCCAATATTGCTTTCCGCGGCAGCTATCGGCAGTCAGTTCAGCGCCTCTGTGGCGGATACCGAAGGCTGCGGCGGACTGGTAGGAGTCATCACTCACCACAAATTGCCAACACGATTCTCCTATCTGTTGATTCTTCTGGTGACAGTGTTCATTACCTGGGAGACGAACGTCAACGAGATCATTGCCTATGCCTCTCGGGCGTTTGCTCTGTACTACATGTTGCAATGCGCCGTAGCACTGGTCATCGTCTGGCAGGTCACGTCCATTCCCAAACGTGTCGCTCGGATTTTCATGTTCTCGATGTTGTCCGCCGTTTGTCTGCTCGTTTTTGCACTTGGAATCCCGTCGGGCTAGGCACGTCAGCCACAGGTGGACACAAGTTTCACATCTGCCAACATTTGCAAAATCGCGGGCGCGACGGTGGCCAAAATCGAGAGGGCTTGCGGTCAGTCTGCTTTGCTGGAGTTCTCAGGTTTCACTTTGACTTCCATTTCCTCCGCCCACGCAAACCAGTCTTTCGCCATTGCCGCGACGCGATCTGGATGCTCTTTGGCCAAGTCCTTCACTTCGCAACGATCGTTCGCGATGTTGTACAGTTCCCACTTTTTGTCGGGATTGAGCTTGTCCCAAACCAGTTTCCAATCCCCTTGCCGGATGGCGCGGTTCTTGGACCAATACCAGGCCAGCTGCTGATGTCCTTCGCGTTGTTTCCCCTGTAGCAACGGCAGCATACTGATTCCTTCGACGGGAAGAATCTCGTGCCCGTCAAATGTTTGCGGATACTCTGTGCCCGCGAGTTCCACGAACGTGGGCATCAAGTCAATGATGTGAGCGACATCGCGATTGATCGAGTTCGCGGGAATCGAATCTGGCCACCAGGCGATCATCGGCGTCGTCACGCCGCCCTCATGCAGCCACGTTTTGTAACGCCTGAACGGAGCATTCTGCGCCCACCCCCACGCCGGGCCGACCGCTACGTAGTCTTCCTTGGGACCCGGATTGCGTTTGGCCGGATCGCGTCCGCCGGGTTCTTCCGCACATCCACCGTTGTCTGACAGGAAAAGAACTAGCGTGTCTTTGTCGTGGCCGGTCTCCTCCAGCGTCTTCAGAACACGGCCGATATTTTGATCCATCGAATCAATCATGGCAGCGTAAACCGCCATGCGATGATCCTCGAAATCCTGATCAGCGGACTCCCAGGAGTACGATCGCGAATCGCTTTCGGTCAGGCTCCACGCATCAGACACAAGCCCCATCGCTTGTTGTCGCTTCCAACGATCCTTTCGCATTTGCCCCCAGCCCATTTTGAATTTACCGCGGTACTTCGCAATGTCTGCAGGCTTGGCGTGCAAAGGGTAGTGCGGGCAGGTGTAAGTCAAATGCACGAAGAAAGGCTGCTTGGCGTCGTCCGCATTGTGGATCGCTTTGATGGCGTGATCCGTGAACGCGTCGGTCGTGTAGTAGTTCTCCGGGAACTCGTGTAGCGGCGTATCGTTGATCGCAAAATTGCGAACGCGGCCGCCCTTGTATTTGGGATCGGGCTGACGCGGGTTGAAGAAGTTACAGCACCCGTCGAGCAAACCGTAAAACGATTGAAATCCGCGATAGTAAGGATGGGTGTCTTTGCCGTCTCCGAGATGCCATTTCCCAGAGAGCGTCGTTTTGTATCCGGCCGCTGACATGACCTCGCCGATCGTCACCATGTTGCGTCGCAAGTGAGTTTTGCCGAATCGCGGATACAGTCCGGTCACGATCGAGGCCCGAGTCGTCGTGCACTTGGCGTTGTTATAGAACTGCGTGAAGCGCATGCCTTCGTTGGCCAGTCGATCGATGTTCGGCGTCATGACTTCTCCACCGTAGCAACCGATATCGGAAAAGCCCATGTCATCGCACATGATCAGGACGATGTTCGGATTGGACTGCCTTGAGGACTCCGGCGATTCGGCGCGAGCTTGCTCCACAACCGCGAATACCGTGATGGCCAACAACAGCGGCAAGAGTCTGGCTGCGAAATGTGAACGTGTTTTCATAGAATTATTCATAGTTCAATAAACTGACTTGCGTTCGCTGGCGTTGGACATCGTCGCCTTTCGCAGACCGGCGGCCATTTTACTCGCAAACTCTTATTCCCGGCGAAGGCAAGTGCGATCCCAGAATCCAATTCTGGCTGCATCTTTGAGACGAAAAAGATGGCCGTTTGTCAAAAGTCTGAATCAGCGAAATCCGGCGTCGTCTCAAACGTTCGCCACCGCGACTTCACAATTTCTTCATTCTATCTGCGGTCGAACTCGAAGGCCACATTGAGTTGTCGCAAAGACGGCACCGGTCTCAAACATGTTCGACACCTAAATCTTGCGTGACAACTGGAGTAGCACAAGATATCGAAACGACAATATTCGGTTGGTTAATAAATGATGAATTTGGTTTTCCTAACAATCAACGATGGCTGTCGCGAAGACCGCTACGATGTCAGATCGCTTTTCTCAACCTAAAATTTAATCGGGAAATACATCATGAGACATCTACTTTTTACCATTGCGATTGCTCTTCTTTCGCTGGCTCAAACAGCGAAAGGATTGGAAGCACAGACCATCGTCGCCAGTGAAGATTTTGACGGAGGCGCAACCAACCTGATTTCCAGCAATGTGCCGACAGAAGATGGCGGCGGCGGTGACACGTTCGCAGTCGGCGCAACCGCAGCATGGCCGACGACAGGTGGTACTCCGTTTGCGATCGCGGACAACACGGTTGGTGACGTCGGGGATTCGGGCTTCTTTGAAGCTGACAACGAGGGCATTTTTGGAGTCAACTCAGACTTCACGAATATGTTTCTGGGCATTTCTGACAGTGACGATATCGGCGACGTGACTGCCGAGTGGCAGTTTGACATTTCTTCCGCCGGCAGTTCTCCGCTCTCACTCAGCGTGGACATTGGGTCAATGGAAGGCAGCGATTTCGCATACAGTGCGGACACCGTTTTGAGGTTCGAAGCTTCGATCGATGGAGGGGTGTCTCAGGTCGTGTTCGACATCGTGGCCGATCCTGCGGGTAACGGGTACACGTATCGTGCCCTGGACAACGGCGTCGAGGTCGTAGCCAACGACAATGCGTTGAGCGTCACTGGTGACAACACGGTGACGAAGTTCCTCGCGAATGACGGGACTGCCGCGGCCGATCTGTTCGTCGACAAGTCACTTGCATCTGATGGAACGTTGGACACGTTCACAACTGCGATCGATGGTGCCGGTAGCACGCTGACGATCACGCTGACGGCAAACGTCCCGTTCGAAGCAATTGCTTTCGATAACCTCGCGGTTTCGGTTCCGGAAGATACGACGATCAAGGGTGACGGCGACGGCGATGGAGACGTCGACTTCGTTGACCTCGATCTGTTTGCAAACGTCCTGTTCGGAACATCTCCTTACGATGCCGTCTTCGATTTTGATGAAGATGCAGACGTTGATTTCGTCGACCTTGACTTGTTTGCCAACGTTCTGTTTGGCCTCTAGTGGTTCGTCATCGCTGAATTTAAGGTTGCCGTGTTTACGCTTGCGCAGAGTTCACGGGCGCAAGCGTAAACCTGGGCACCCGATCCATTTGCCCATCAGTTCGCGGCTGGTGGCACCGCAAAATTGCAATAATGAGAAGAGTATCGCTATGCGTCTCAGATTTTCGCCCTTGGCAGTCCTGGCACTGTTACTTTGTTCCAGCGTCTCAAGTTTGTTTGCACAACAGCCTGTGGCGGACTGGACGTTCGTTCCCGATTACGTGCTACCAGCCAAAGCCGAAAACCATCCGGGACCTCGAATCGACAACCCGAAAGGGAATGCACCGTTGGTTGAAATCGACTCTGCCAGTTTGAGATTCAATTCGGAACTTCCAACCGAACGCCTGCGGCACCTCTTGCCGTCGGAATCGATTCCGCGCGAGGCTTTCTCAGTTGAGATGTGGATCCTGCATCACGTCAACCAGCCCGTGGGTGCTGTCGTGGCAGCCAAAGGAAAAGTTCCGGGAGACACCGTGCCGTGGTCGCTTGGCTTTCACAACTGGAAATCCAGTTTCTCGACGCAGGGAATTGACGGAGCCATGGTTCAACTGCAAAGCCGCATCAAACGATGGGGCGGATACAAGCAGCGATGGATCCACCTTGTCGCTGCCTACGACGGCGACGTCATTCGGATGTTCGTCAACGGAGAAGAAGTTGCCAGTGGGCACATGCATCACGACAAACTTGCCTGGCCCGAGCATACGGAACTCGAATTGGCAGCCTACATGAACTCAGAGCCATTCATGCAGTGGGCGAACCTTGTTCATCGAGTCAAAATTTATACCGAAGCGCTCTCCGAAACACAGATTAATCGCAACTTCTTCGCACTGCAAAAGGTCGTCGAAGAAGGCCGACTGTATGACGGTTTGTTTCACTTCACTGCCGGCCCGTACCTGAATTATATGACTCAGGAAAGCGTAAACGTGGTTTGGGAAACCGACCGTGACGCGACTGCGAAACTCGAGTGGGGAACCACCGCCGAACTTGGCGAGGAGATGGAACTTTCAAAATCCAATCGACTGCAAACAGCAACCATCAAGGGGCTCAAGCCAGCAACTCCTTACTTCTACCGCATCCGTTCCAACTGCGGCGACGAGCAGATCGACTCGGGATTGCTGACCTTTAAAACGGCGGTCAAAGAATCGCAACCGTTCAAGTTCGCGGTCATCGGTGACACAGAATCGCGTCCCCACGTCAACGACCGGCTTGCGAAACTGATCTGGAGCGAAAGACCCAACTTCCTGATCAACCTTGGCGATCTGACAGACGCCGGCAAAGAGCCCCATCGATACGAATGGACGCACGAGTATTTTATCGGGATGAATCAGCTGACAAGCCGCGTGCCTGTGTTCGCCGTTCCGGGTAACGGAGAAGACGATCTGTATTGGTACAACCACTATCACGACTATCCTGAGCCTGAAGGGTTCTACAAATTCCGTTTTGGCGACGCCGCGTTTTTCATGCTCGACAGCAATCAACGCAAGGAAGAGTTTGTTCCCGGCGGCAAGCAATACGAATGGCTCAAGAAAGAACTGGCGGCCTGCGATGCGAAATGGAAGTTTGCTTGCCATCACCACGCAGCCT is part of the Mariniblastus fucicola genome and harbors:
- a CDS encoding arylsulfatase gives rise to the protein MKTRSHFAARLLPLLLAITVFAVVEQARAESPESSRQSNPNIVLIMCDDMGFSDIGCYGGEVMTPNIDRLANEGMRFTQFYNNAKCTTTRASIVTGLYPRFGKTHLRRNMVTIGEVMSAAGYKTTLSGKWHLGDGKDTHPYYRGFQSFYGLLDGCCNFFNPRQPDPKYKGGRVRNFAINDTPLHEFPENYYTTDAFTDHAIKAIHNADDAKQPFFVHLTYTCPHYPLHAKPADIAKYRGKFKMGWGQMRKDRWKRQQAMGLVSDAWSLTESDSRSYSWESADQDFEDHRMAVYAAMIDSMDQNIGRVLKTLEETGHDKDTLVLFLSDNGGCAEEPGGRDPAKRNPGPKEDYVAVGPAWGWAQNAPFRRYKTWLHEGGVTTPMIAWWPDSIPANSINRDVAHIIDLMPTFVELAGTEYPQTFDGHEILPVEGISMLPLLQGKQREGHQQLAWYWSKNRAIRQGDWKLVWDKLNPDKKWELYNIANDRCEVKDLAKEHPDRVAAMAKDWFAWAEEMEVKVKPENSSKAD
- a CDS encoding metallophosphoesterase; the protein is MRLRFSPLAVLALLLCSSVSSLFAQQPVADWTFVPDYVLPAKAENHPGPRIDNPKGNAPLVEIDSASLRFNSELPTERLRHLLPSESIPREAFSVEMWILHHVNQPVGAVVAAKGKVPGDTVPWSLGFHNWKSSFSTQGIDGAMVQLQSRIKRWGGYKQRWIHLVAAYDGDVIRMFVNGEEVASGHMHHDKLAWPEHTELELAAYMNSEPFMQWANLVHRVKIYTEALSETQINRNFFALQKVVEEGRLYDGLFHFTAGPYLNYMTQESVNVVWETDRDATAKLEWGTTAELGEEMELSKSNRLQTATIKGLKPATPYFYRIRSNCGDEQIDSGLLTFKTAVKESQPFKFAVIGDTESRPHVNDRLAKLIWSERPNFLINLGDLTDAGKEPHRYEWTHEYFIGMNQLTSRVPVFAVPGNGEDDLYWYNHYHDYPEPEGFYKFRFGDAAFFMLDSNQRKEEFVPGGKQYEWLKKELAACDAKWKFACHHHAAYTGEEDDYGDTWKEGTTFGDPAVQKIVPLYEEFGVDMVMFGHLHLYERSHPMKGGQVDFAAGTIHLLAGGGGGNIEDFAPTPTFFSAKVHRGHHYVIIESQNNTLTMRMYDTNGAIRDSLVLSKQDDGKVTMKAGDTEQVDRK